The nucleotide sequence GGTGGGGGGCTCATCGTGAACAGCCTCGTCGTCTTCTACTTCTCGACCCGGTTCCACCCGTCGGTCGACGCTCTCGGGTTCGTCTTCTTCGCGAGCAGCCTGGCCGCCGGGGCGTCGCTGATCCTCGCGGTCCCCCTCGCCCGACGCATCGGGCTCGTCAACACGATCGTGTTCAGCCACATTCCTTCGAACATCTTCCTGATCGCGGTCGTCTTCGCTCCGACGTTCCTCGTCGCATCGATCCTCTGGATCGCTCGAGCCACCCTCTCCCAGATGGATGTCCCCACGCGCCAGTCCTACGTCCAGGCCGTGGTGCCGAGGGAGGACCGCGCCGCCGCGGCGGGCTACACGACCGCGGCCCGCGGCTGTCAAGCGCTCGGTGCTCCGGTCACCGGAGCGTTTCTCGCGGCCGGTGGGCCATGGCTCAGCGCTCCCTTCGCACTCGCGGGATCTGTGAAGATCGGGTACGACCTCGCGTTCTACTCTCGATTTCGGCATCATCGGCCCCCCGAGGAGGGCTCCCCTCCGCCGGGGGACCGATCGCGAGCGCCCACCGGGAACCCACCGGCGGAGGAGCCGGGAATGCCACGCCGCCCGCAGCGGGCGTCGGGCGCGGGGAATGCGAACCCGAGCGGGACCGGAACCTAGGGGCATCGCTGGGCCTGCGCGGAGATCGCGATTCCGCGGAGGGTTCGACGAGCTATTCCCCCCATCGGTCCGGCCCGCGCTGGGGTGCCCGGTTTCGAGCCTTGCCCGGCGGACCCAGAGAGGCGCTACCCGACGGCGGTGCGCGAGGCGCCGTTCGAACGGGGCAGGGCATCCTCGGGAACGGAAGGCTCGGTCTCGAGTTCGAACACGGAGTGGACGATTCCGAACGCACGCTCCATTCGCTCCCGGAGCTCGGCCGTGACCTCAGAAGCTTCGTGCATGGGCATGTTCTCGACCCGGACGTGCGCGGTCATGCACACGAGGGTCGGACAGACCGCCCAGATGTGAACGTCATGCACTCCGCGAACGCGAGGCGTGGCGAGGATCGATTCGGTAACGACCGGGAGGGAGACCCCCCGCGGCACGCGCTCGGTGAGGACCGCCCAACCTCCCTGGAAGATCGGGATCGACTCGTAGATCAGGATCGCCGCAACGACAAGCGTGACCGCACCGTCGATCCATACGGTCCCCGGGGAGAGCACGAGGATCGCCGCGTCCGCGATCAGGGCCGCGGTGATCGCGATATCGGTGCCGAGGTGGACGAGCACGCTGCGGACGTTGAGGTCCCGGGCCGCGCGGGGGATCCGCCCGAGGTAGACCGCGGAGGCCGAACGCAGTGCGAGGGTGGGCACGGCCGCGAAGAGGATCCAGACCGGGTCGATCGGGCCGAGCAGGGACGTCCGATTGACGAGTTCCAGGATCGCAGGGTACGCGAAGAGGACCCCCGCCGCCAGGATGATGAACGCGTTCAAAATCGCAGCGAAGACTTCGAGGCGGTGCGATCCGAACGTATGGGCGTCCGTCCGCCCCCGAGCGGTCCCGGCAAGGGCGAGATACGAGATCGTGAACGCGAAGATGTCCGGGAGGTCGTGCACCGCATCGACGGTCACCGCGAGGCTCCGGCTCAACACGGCGCCGATCGCTTCGAACCCTAGGACGACGATCGCGAGGACGAGCGCGACCAAGAGGCCCCGCAGGATC is from Thermoplasmata archaeon and encodes:
- a CDS encoding cation diffusion facilitator family transporter; this translates as MTEHAHGESEASQRILRGLLVALVLAIVVLGFEAIGAVLSRSLAVTVDAVHDLPDIFAFTISYLALAGTARGRTDAHTFGSHRLEVFAAILNAFIILAAGVLFAYPAILELVNRTSLLGPIDPVWILFAAVPTLALRSASAVYLGRIPRAARDLNVRSVLVHLGTDIAITAALIADAAILVLSPGTVWIDGAVTLVVAAILIYESIPIFQGGWAVLTERVPRGVSLPVVTESILATPRVRGVHDVHIWAVCPTLVCMTAHVRVENMPMHEASEVTAELRERMERAFGIVHSVFELETEPSVPEDALPRSNGASRTAVG